In a genomic window of Henningerozyma blattae CBS 6284 chromosome 9, complete genome:
- the CSE1 gene encoding importin-alpha export receptor (similar to Saccharomyces cerevisiae CSE1 (YGL238W); ancestral locus Anc_3.561) translates to MSELESISKLLSDSINAATAKSAERELKAIETQNGFGLTLLHIIASHNLPISTRLAGALFFKNFIKRKWIDENGNHLLPSENIELIKKEIVPLMITLPDNLQVQIGEAISVIADSDFPNNWPTLLNDLASKLSPDDMIQNKGVLTVAHSIFKRWRPLFRSDELFLEIKLVLNVFCEPFLNLLKTVDEQIMKNGDNKASLDILFDVLLLLTKLYYDFNCQDIPEFFEDHIQEGMGILHKYLAYENPLLVDQEEDDEVTIIIKVKASIQQVVQLYTTRYEDVFGSMINEFIQVTWNLLTTTSAQPKNDILISKSLSFLTAIARIPKYFEFFNNDSTMNDIILKIILPNVMLRENDIELFEDDPIEYIRRDLEGSDVDTRRRACVDFLKELKTKNGDLVTNVLLSHIEKFFQEYNSSPQNNWKYKDLSVFLFSALAIDGNVTSVGVSSTNKLLNVVDFFTTHVAPDLTGQVSHVILKVDAIKYIYVFRNQLNKAQLIEIMPILAKFLESDEYVLHTYAAVSIERILSIRESISSSTLIFTKLDISNSAPVLLTNLFKLILRHGASPEKLAENEFLMRAIFRVLQTAEDSVQSMFSELLNHLLSIVSIISKNPSNPRFSHYTFESIGVMLTYIPISNNPSFMDSIMPIFLHILSEDIQEFIPYVFQIVSYSIERSNTVPASVQQLAQPILSPTVWELKGNIPAVTRLIKALIKVNYQVYPDLTPVLGVFQRLIASKSYDVHGFEFLETILLFVPLDVLKPFLKQIAVLLLQRLQSSRTDKYLKKLTVLVGMLSIKLGSDFVIHFIDDVQDGIFSQIWSNFIITTLPTLGNLLDRKLALLGIVNFITNSQLFTSKYSNLIPITLEKLVETTVSQSIANLKSEYIDLESMEEASTFGSTYSKLGSISEKPFDPVPEIDLTNGVRKYISDSLKKYNAASGNTFFSNVASQLPSDVQLKLNEIISGN, encoded by the coding sequence ATGTCAGAATTAGAATCAATCTCGAAATTATTGAGTGACTCTATCAATGCAGCTACAGCAAAGTCTGCAGAGCGTGAGTTAAAAGCGATTGAAACTCAGAATGGGTTTGGGTTGACTCTTCTACACATTATTGCATCTCACAATTTACCGATTTCTACAAGGTTAGCAGGAGcactattttttaaaaattttattaaaagaaaatggaTCGATGAGAATGGTAATCATCTTTTACCATCAGAAAATATTGAGTTAattaaaaaggaaattGTACCATTAATGATTACCTTACCCGATAACCTACAAGTTCAAATTGGTGAGGCTATTTCAGTTATTGCTGATTCGGATTTTCCAAACAACTGGCCAACGTTATTAAATGATCTAGCTTCTAAATTATCACCTGACGATATGATACAAAATAAGGGTGTTCTAACTGTTGCTCattctattttcaaaagatgGAGACCATTATTCAGATCAGAcgaattatttttagagaTTAAATTAGTATTAAATGTATTCTGTGAAccttttctaaatttattgaaaacaGTAGATgaacaaataatgaaaaatggCGACAATAAAGCATCgttagatattttatttgatgtCTTATTACTTTTAACAAAGCTATATTACGATTTTAATTGCCAAGATATTCCagaattttttgaagatcATATCCAAGAAGGAATGGGAATCCtacataaatatttagCATATGAAAATCCATTATTAGTAGATCAAGAGGAAGACGACGAAGTTAccataattattaaagttaaAGCTTCCATTCAGCAAGTAGTTCAATTATATACAACAAGATATGAAGATGTTTTTGGCTCAAtgattaatgaatttattcAAGTGACTTGGAATTTATTAACTACCACTTCTGCTCAAccaaaaaatgatattttaatttcaaaatccTTATCATTCTTGACAGCAATTGCACGTAtaccaaaatattttgaattctttaataatgacTCTACCatgaatgatattattttgaaaatcatCTTACCAAACGTCATGTTACGTGAGaatgatattgaattatttgaggATGATccaattgaatatattcGTAGAGATCTAGAAGGTTCTGATGTTGATACCAGAAGAAGGGCTTGTGTGGATTTCttgaaagaattgaaaactAAAAATGGAGATCTAGTCACTAATGTCCTTTTATCTCATATTGAAAAGTTTTTCCAAGAATATAACAGCAGTCCTCAAAACAACTGGAAATATAAGGATTTATCtgtgtttttattttcagcACTTGCCATTGATGGAAACGTAACATCAGTAGGCGTTTCTTCGACTAACAAACTATTGAATGTAGTTGATTTCTTTACCACACATGTTGCTCCAGATTTAACTGGACAAGTTTCTCATGTAATTTTAAAGGTTGATgctattaaatatatttatgtgTTTAGAAATCAACTGAATAAAGCTCAGCTAATTGAAATCATGCCAATTCTCGCAAAATTCTTAGAATCTGATGAATATGTTTTACATACATATGCTGCTGTTAGTATTGAACGAATTCTTTCTATTAGAGAAAGTATTTCTTCCTCCACCCTGATTTTTACTAAACTAGATATATCAAATAGTGCACCCGTATTATTGACAAACTTGTTTAAGCTAATTTTAAGACATGGTGCATCTCCAGAAAAACTTGcagaaaatgaatttttaatgagAGCTATTTTTAGAGTTCTTCAAACTGCAGAAGATTCTGTCCAATCTATGTTCTCAGAGCTCCTAAATCATTTGCTAAGCATCGTTTCCATTATCTCTAAAAATCCTTCGAATCCAAGATTTTCACACTATACTTTTGAATCTATTGGCGTAATGTTAACATACATTCCAATATCTAACAACCCATCATTTATGGATTCAATTATGCCAATCTTCCTACACATTCTTTCTGAAGatattcaagaatttaTACCTTACGTTTTCCAAATTGTTTCTTATTCGATTGAGAGAAGTAATACAGTTCCCGCTAGCGTTCAACAACTTGCTCAGCCAATTCTTTCACCCACTGTTTGGGAATTAAAGGGTAATATTCCAGCTGTTACTAGGCTCATAAAAGCTTTGATCAAGGTGAATTATCAAGTTTATCCTGATTTGACACCCGTACTCGGTGTTTTTCAAAGATTAATCGCTTCCAAATCTTATGATGTTCATGGCTTTGAATTCTTGGAAACTATATTGCTATTCGTTCCATTAGACGTTTTGAAACCATTCCTAAAACAAATAGCTGTGCTGTTACTTCAGCGTTTACAAAGCTCCAGAACTGACAAATacctaaaaaaattaactgTACTTGTTGGAATGCTATCGATAAAATTAGGAAGCGACTTTGTCATACATTTTATAGATGATGTTCAGGATGGTATATTTTCACAAATATGGtctaattttatcattactACTTTGCCAACATTAGGTAATTTATTAGATCGTAAATTAGCCCTACTTGGTATTGTAAACTTCATTACAAACTCTCAATTATTCACCTCGAAATACTCAAATTTAATCCCAATCACATTAGAAAAGCTGGTAGAAACAACAGTATCTCAAAGCATTGCCAATCTAAAGAGCGAATATATTGATCTTGAAAGCATGGAAGAAGCTTCCACATTTGGTTCGACATACAGTAAACTTGGAAGTATCAGTGAGAAGCCATTTGATCCAGTTCCAGAGATAGATTTGACAAATGGAgtaagaaaatatatctcAGATAGccttaaaaaatataatgcaGCATCAGGAAATACATTCTTCTCTAATGTAGCTTCTCAGCTTCCAAGCGATGTCCAACTAAAATTAAACGAAATTATTTCGGgtaattga
- the ANK1 gene encoding ankyrin repeat-containing protein ANK1 (similar to Saccharomyces cerevisiae YGL242C; ancestral locus Anc_3.565), with product MSTTQGASYSEQLLEAARRNNIDLLNNIVTGLNNDPTKIAHLLNESKDAFGNTALHLCAKHGSWDVLDKLLDQEGDIEVDPQNITDGDTPLHCAVRLAQDEPEEGTFIAKNLIAVGADPRIRNKQNQKPVDLIHGNSLTALVDTLQGAELAVATGAHGVAADDDEDGEIVEEDDD from the coding sequence ATGTCTACAACTCAAGGTGCCAGTTACAGCGAGCAATTATTAGAAGCCGctagaagaaataatatcGATCTATTGAATAACATTGTTACCGGTTTAAACAATGATCCAACCAAGATCGctcatttattaaatgaatccAAAGATGCCTTTGGTAACACTGCTTTACATTTATGTGCCAAGCACGGCTCTTGGGATGTCTTGGATAAACTATTAGATCAAGAAGGTGACATTGAAGTAGATCCACAAAATATTACCGATGGTGATACTCCATTACATTGTGCTGTTAGATTAGCTCAAGATGAACCTGAAGAAGGTACTTTCATTGCTAAAAATTTGATTGCTGTTGGTGCTGATCCAAGAATCAGAAATAAGCAAAACCAAAAGCCTGTAGATCTAATTCACGGTAACAGTTTAACAGCTTTGGTAGATACTTTACAAGGTGCTGAATTGGCTGTTGCAACTGGTGCTCATGGTGTTGCAGCAGATGACGATGAAGATGGAGAAAttgttgaagaagatgatgattaa
- the KGD4 gene encoding alpha-ketoglutarate dehydrogenase subunit KGD4 (similar to Saccharomyces cerevisiae YMR31 (YFR049W); ancestral locus Anc_3.572), translating into MTTSTSIKLAKAYSPMIKFLGAHPTFPPHPDTLVPHPMAANGILPGSSECIPAGEFLTKLRPFQVFKYQSTTQNSKQSSAGKYVFKNRPLESNEVDSVTKLPSWLRYKPIDQNEIDTINGGGVI; encoded by the coding sequence ATGACCACTTCAACTTCTATTAAGCTAGCAAAAGCCTATTCTCCCATGATTAAGTTTTTGGGGGCTCACCCAACATTCCCACCACATCCAGACACCTTAGTACCTCACCCCATGGCAGCTAATGGTATCTTACCGGGTTCATCAGAATGTATCCCTGCAGGagaatttttaacaaaattaaGACCTTTCCAGGTTTTTAAATATCAGTCTACGACacaaaattcaaaacaaaGTTCGGCAGGTAAGTATGTCTTCAAGAATCGTCCACTGGAATCTAACGAAGTCGATTCTGTTACAAAATTACCATCTTGGTTGAGATATAAACCTATCGATCAAAATGAAATCGATACTATTAATGGTGGTGGTGTAATTTAG
- the ZIP2 gene encoding Zip2p (similar to Saccharomyces cerevisiae ZIP2 (YGL249W); ancestral locus Anc_3.576), whose amino-acid sequence MTPILFRQWTVAAHDYSEDLHSELKKRGFVLNESIPLSKKSQRDLKYISTRNANICIKKNTERNIRTIIEPFILNIIKRSNMLHLSGGNGLIFKVVNCPDVDLNFTHTCLKDRLTLDTQVAESLRSCRSKMESNIKINKINPLKANATAKRFLIDTCSLPYLNKHHGYLIKFQLMPSEIENKFETFLNESLPKTLKFNLHIESQNRSYFKSFRNLQNFSIDRVNLSSNLFKTKPCIKFESWDVSCPQINLENYFWNQYSKLFDIKFNELELYKKPYERIRSSHRFKKFEKKTLKFKQKYWKLHKCTLKELNWKPFERIESLFIDYLETNDTIDFSIATINFHAPTIVFAKQHFSQLELIDLDTKTFKKFNTGVNFSTNKDHTNTANENIETCKLMPLQGTLKADTFIDNINNTNEINITLNDYYHDTSLLECTSESKKRRMNESSLLMDEDFKSILSLKKQKYDLNNISQDINDSKLSEFNILEILGNPIHDSARQRETVTKNIVKKLQTNKICYTNLNPLSQLLPITHDTNIILTNANRLKFNHEVISQIQNKTSIKVIEEFFIDSITCDFILNYSTCIYIIEIEKFFQMCGEDELYYELHIKRLLGEFKKIILLIKYTQDTEDFDNDIFWKVRLYLNFPLLDIYFVLHDDRSCASHWIIHLSRVYSANEKLTDASSLFIAILKNLGFNSLLIKKLSKEYQLYDFFGNIKTVNS is encoded by the coding sequence ATGACGCCTATTTTATTCCGCCAATGGACAGTAGCTGCACATGATTATTCAGAGGATTTGCATTCAGAATTAAAGAAGAGGGGTTTTGTTCTTAACGAATCAATTccattatcaaaaaaatctCAACGGGACcttaaatatatatcaaCGAGAAATGCAAATATTtgcattaaaaaaaacactGAACGAAATATCAGAACAATTATTGAACCTTTTATCTTAAACATTATCAAAAGAAGTAATATGTTACACTTGAGTGGAGGAAATGGTTTAATATTCAAAGTAGTAAATTGCCCGGATGTTGATTTAAACTTTACACATACTTGTTTAAAGGATCGATTAACGCTGGATACTCAGGTTGCCGAAAGTTTACGGTCCTGTAGATCAAAGATGGAATCTaacattaaaataaataaaatcaatcCCCTTAAAGCCAATGCTACTGCGAAGAGATTTCTTATCGATACATGCTCATTACCTTACCTAAATAAGCACCATGGTTACcttattaaatttcaacTAATGCCTAGTGAAATTGagaataaatttgaaacatttttaaatgaaagtTTACCAAAAACCTTGAAGTTTAATTTACATATTGAATCACAAAATAGGAgctattttaaaagttttagaaatcttcaaaatttttccaTTGATCGTGTAAATCTGTCTAGCAacttatttaaaacaaaaccCTGTATTAAGTTTGAGTCTTGGGATGTTTCTTGCCCTCAAATTAACCTAGAGAATTACTTTTGGAATCAATATTCGAAACTATTTGATATAAAATTCAATGAACTAGAATTGTATAAAAAACCTTACGAACGAATTCGTTCTTCTCATAGGTTcaagaaatttgaaaaaaaaactttaaaattcaaacaaaaatattggaaACTCCATAAATGCACCTTAAAAGAGTTAAATTGGAAACCATTTGAGAGAATCGAATCTCTCTTTATCGATTATCTTGAAACTAATGATACGATTGATTTCTCAATAGCAACTATTAATTTCCATGCACCAACTATTGTATTCGCAAAACAACATTTCTCACAGTTGGAATTAATCGACTTGGATACTaaaacatttaaaaaatttaatacaggtgtaaatttttcaactaATAAGGATCATACAAATACTGCCAACGAGAATATAGAAACATGCAAACTAATGCCATTACAAGGAACATTGAAAGCTGATACCTTTATTGATAACATAAATAATACCAATGAGATAAATATAACACTGAATGATTATTACCATGATACGAGTTTACTTGAATGCACTTCAGAGAGTAAGAAGAGACGCATGAACGAATCTTCCTTACTTATGgatgaagattttaaatctaTTCTTTCCcttaaaaaacaaaagtatgatttaaacaatatttCACAGGATATCAATGACTCGAAACTTAGcgaatttaatattttagaaatcTTAGGAAACCCAATACACGACTCCGCTAGACAGCGTGAAACAGttactaaaaatatagtTAAGAAATTGCAGACCAATAAAATTTGCTATACCAATTTAAATCCTTTATCCCaattattaccaataaCCCATGAtactaatattatcttGACAAATGCAAATCGTTTAAAATTTAACCATGAAGTAATAtctcaaattcaaaataaaacgAGCATTAAAGTGATTGAAGAATTCTTTATCGATTCCATTACCTGTGACTTTATCTTGAATTATTCAACatgcatatatataattgaaatagaaaaatttttccaaatgtGTGGAGAGGATGAGTTGTATTATGAATTACATATTAAGCGGTTGCTTGGAGAgttcaaaaaaatcatattattaataaaatacacCCAAGATACAGAAGATTTTGATAACGATATATTTTGGAAAGTGCGCTTATATCTAAATTTTCCCttattagatatttattttgttctACATGATGATAGATCATGCGCCAGCCATTGGATTATTCATCTTTCAAGAGTCTATTCTGCAAATGAAAAGTTAACCGATGCTTCTAGTTTGTTTATAgctattttaaaaaatttaggTTTCAACTCTTTGCTTATTAAAAAACTGTCTAAAGAATATCAACTGtatgatttttttggaaatatcAAGACTGTCAATTCTTAA
- the RTG2 gene encoding Rtg2p (similar to Saccharomyces cerevisiae RTG2 (YGL252C); ancestral locus Anc_3.579), whose protein sequence is MSAISDNEMEADVISRNLCGVVDIGSNAVRFSISSRAPHHSRIMPCVFKDKLGVSLFAVQYPHDSMEQCPIPAPVIKEVCLAMQRFKLICEDFGVPQRSVRVIGTQTVTEAINAKEFVEAVRESTGWEVDLLSLEDEGSVEAYSVISSSDTVSGFLIDMGIHSCILSWIKSVDGEATISKTAVSLPYGTGVLAKRCTNEDRMKLFLEIKQAFKEAFSKIGIPQDMLDVAEINGGFDLFTSGGGLRCLGHLLLSQLKEYPIQTIINGFSCSFEEFSSVCDYLFLKNKLPGNNETKIFKVSERRAAQLPSTGLLMSAASEAFPKIKSVHFVDAGIREGTLYEQLPKEIRAQDPLIIATRPYAPLLAEKYLSVLRSALPEDDVPFMVYNRIAPALCNLAFVHSSYPKELQPTAALHVATSGIISGTHGLSHRVRAMIGIALCDRWGGDIPDTEITFMRELEEIVLRDGNKNQRKRIIWWTKYIGTIMFVVCGVHPGGNIRDGYLDFKIRQVTEPTHLNNKVSKLTIDEKLARTLSNNKSTRGAHPDSRSYEVIVKIGKDDLKTSASVRARIITLQKKIRRLSKGSLDKVRVGIQFNED, encoded by the coding sequence ATGTCCGCAATCTCTGATAATGAAATGGAAGCAGATGTTATATCTAGAAACCTTTGTGGTGTTGTCGATATAGGCTCTAATGCTGTTCGTTTCAGTATATCTTCAAGAGCACCACACCACTCAAGGATAATGCCATGTGTTTTCAAGGATAAACTAGGGGTTTCTCTTTTTGCTGTACAATATCCACATGATTCCATGGAACAATGCCCCATTCCAGCTCCCGTAATTAAAGAAGTTTGCCTAGCAATGcaaagatttaaattaatatgtGAAGATTTTGGAGTACCTCAGCGTAGTGTACGAGTCATTGGTACCCAAACTGTTACAGAAGCCATTAATGCTAAGGAGTTTGTTGAGGCCGTTCGTGAATCTACCGGCTGGGAAGTTGATCTTTTGTCATTAGAAGATGAAGGCTCAGTTGAGGCATATAGTGTAATATCGTCATCTGATACAGTCAGTGggtttttaattgatatgGGCATTCATAGTTGCATCTTATCTTGGATTAAATCTGTCGATGGAGAAGCTACAATATCAAAAACTGCTGTGTCATTGCCATACGGTACAGGGGTTTTAGCCAAAAGATGTACAAATGAAGATAGGATGAAATTGTTTCTTGAAATTAAGCAAGCATTTAAGGAAGCCTTCTcaaaaattggaattcCACAAGATATGTTAGATGTGGCAGAGATAAATGGCggttttgatttatttaccTCTGGTGGCGGTTTAAGGTGTTTGGGACATTTATTACTATCTCAACTGAAAGAGTATCCTATTcaaacaattattaatggGTTTTCATGTTCCTTCGAAGAATTTTCGTCTGTTTGTGATTACTTgttcttaaaaaataaacttcCGGGCAATAAcgaaacaaaaatatttaaagtcTCTGAAAGAAGAGCAGCACAATTACCATCTACTGGCTTGCTGATGAGTGCAGCCTCAGAAGCATTcccaaaaattaaatcagtTCATTTTGTGGATGCAGGTATTAGAGAAGGAACATTATATGAACAACTACCAAAAGAAATACGTGCACAAGATCCATTAATAATTGCTACAAGGCCATACGCACCTTTATTAGCAGAAAAATACCTTAGCGTTTTACGATCTGCTCTTCCAGAAGACGATGTTCCTTTTATGGTCTACAACAGAATAGCACCAGCACTATGTAATTTAGCATTTGTTCATTCTTCATACCCAAAAGAGTTACAGCCAACAGCAGCTCTTCATGTTGCTACTTCTGGTATCATATCTGGGACGCATGGTCTATCTCATAGAGTACGAGCAATGATTGGAATAGCATTGTGTGATAGATGGGGGGGAGATATACCTGACACGGAGATCACATTTATGCGTGAATTGGAAGAAATAGTTCTTCGTGATGGTAATAAAAaccaaagaaaaagaattatttggtGGACGAAATACATTGGAACTATAATGTTTGTTGTTTGTGGTGTACATCCAGGCGGAAATATACGAGATGGCTATTTAGATTTCAAAATTCGTCAAGTTACTGAACCCACACACTTAAACAATAAAGTATCAAAACTAACTATCGATGAAAAGCTTGCACGTACATTATCTAATAACAAATCCACAAGAGGTGCACATCCAGACTCGAGAAGTTATGAAGTAATTGTAAAGATAGGAAAAGATGATTTGAAAACTAGTGCATCAGTACGGGCAAGAATAATTACTTTACAGAAAAAGATTAGAAGACTATCAAAGGGTAGTTTGGATAAAGTAAGAGTTGGAATCCAATTTAATGAAGACTAA
- the RPN12 gene encoding proteasome regulatory particle lid subunit RPN12 (similar to Saccharomyces cerevisiae RPN12 (YFR052W); ancestral locus Anc_3.580): MMPSLSDLVKSLSIANESKDYISCEKLLGPIKVELIKAGLLIHDMNQSCIEKAERDSTYLNDLNIAKHILEIGALVSIHTLNFESFQNYFSQLRVYYFSNYSKVNESSEKSKLISLNLLIFLSNGDITKFHSELEYLSKIIPNLEEDQLYSYPIKLEKWLMEGAYQRAWDLIESGSKVPEFSIFTDTLGKAIREEIAQNTELGYSELPLSNIKALLFFNSEKDVEGFALERGWNISNGIIKFQNDEISEPTEAKSSNIEKGLNYAINLENIV; the protein is encoded by the coding sequence ATGATGCCAAGTTTGAGTGATTTAGTAAAGAGTTTAAGTATTGCAAACGAAAGTAAAGACTATATTTCATGTGAAAAGCTTTTGGGGCCAATTAAGGTAGAGCTGATAAAGGCTGGGTTATTAATCCATGACATGAATCAAAGCTGTATTGAAAAGGCTGAGAGAGACTCCACATAtctaaatgatttaaatattgcCAAACATATCTTAGAAATTGGTGCATTGGTTAGCATTCatactttaaattttgaatcatttcaaaattatttctcCCAATTAAGAGTATATTATTTCAGTAACTATAGTAAGGTAAATGAATCTTCTGAAAAGTCCAAATTGATTagtttgaatttattaatcttCTTATCAAATGGTGATATTACTAAATTTCATTctgaattagaatatttgaGCAAAATTATTCCAAATCTTGAGGAAGatcaattatattcttATCCTATTAAACTAGAGAAATGGTTGATGGAAGGTGCCTATCAAAGGGCTTGGGATTTGATTGAATCAGGTTCTAAAGTTCCtgaattttctatttttacaGATACATTAGGAAAAGCTATTAGAGAAGAAATTGCTCAAAATACAGAATTAGGTTATTCTGAACTACCactttcaaatataaaggctttattattttttaatagtgAGAAAGATGTAGAAGGTTTCGCATTAGAGAGGGGCTGGAATATTAGTAatggtattattaaattccaaAACGATGAAATATCCGAACCAACAGAAGCTAAATCAtctaatattgaaaagGGATTAAACTATGCCATTAATTTAGAGAATATTGTATAG
- the TBLA0I03540 gene encoding uncharacterized protein (similar to Saccharomyces cerevisiae HXK1 (YFR053C) and HXK2 (YGL253W); ancestral locus Anc_3.581), with protein MVHLGPKKPPARKGSMIDVPEELIEQIHGLETIFRATPEKLQAVTKHFISELDKGLSKKGGNIPMIPGWVVEYPTGKETGDYLAIDMGGTNFRVALIKLGGDHTFDTTQSKYKLPDELRTTQHPEELFAFLADCIESFLEEQFPDGVTGTLPLGFTFSYPASQNKINEGILQRWTKGFDIPNVEGHDVVPMLKKQLAKRKLPVDVVALINDTTGTLVASLYSDPDTKMGVIFGTGVNGAYYDMVKNIPKLEGKLADDIPANAPFAINCEYGSFDNEHVALPRTKYDVMVDEQSPRPGQQTFEKMSSGYYLGELLRLVLVDLHAQGFILKDQDLTKLNVPYCMDTSYPSRFEDDPFENLENVAEIFEKDFGIKTTSPERKLIRKLSEAIGLRSARLSVCGIAAICQKMGYETGHIAADGSIFKMYPGFPEKAALGLKDIYGWKETDPKKMPLRLVDAEDGSGAGAAIIAALAEKRLAAGKSVGLIGA; from the coding sequence atggtTCATTTGGGTCCAAAGAAACCACCTGCAAGAAAGGGCTCTATGATCGATGTCCcagaagaattaattgaacAAATTCATGGGTTAGAAACTATTTTCAGGGCTACTCCAGAAAAATTACAAGCTGTCACTAAGCATTTCATTAGTGAATTAGATAAAGGGTTGTCCAAGAAAGGTGGTAACATCCCAATGATTCCAGGTTGGGTTGTTGAATATCCAACTGGTAAAGAAACTGGTGATTATTTAGCTATCGATATGGGCGGCACTAATTTCAGAGTCGCGTTAATTAAATTAGGTGGTGATCATACTTTTGACACTACtcaatcaaaatataaattaccaGATGAATTGAGAACTACTCAACATccagaagaattatttgcatttttAGCTGATTGTATTGAATCCTTCTTAGAAGAACAATTCCCAGATGGTGTTACTGGTACTTTACCATTAGGTTTCACTTTCTCATACCCAGCTTCTCAAAACAAGATTAACGAGGGTATCTTACAAAGATGGACTAAAGGGTTTGATATTCCAAATGTAGAAGGCCATGATGTGGTTCCAATGTTGAAGAAACAATTAGCAAAGAGAAAGTTACCTGTCGATGTTGTTGCTTTGATTAACGATACCACTGGTACTTTAGTTGCTTCCTTGTATTCTGACCCAGATACCAAGATGGGTGTTATTTTCGGTACCGGTGTCAATGGTGCTTATTATGATATGGTTAAGAACATTCCAAAGTTGGAAGGAAAGTTAGCTGATGATATTCCAGCCAATGCTCCATTTGCCATTAATTGTGAATATGGTTCTTTTGATAATGAACACGTTGCTTTACCAAGAACTAAATATGATGTTATGGTTGATGAACAATCTCCAAGACCAGGTCAACAAACTTTCGAAAAGATGTCTTCTGGTTACTACTTAGGTGAATTATTACGTTTGGTTTTAGTTGATCTGCATGCTCAAGGCTTTATCTTGAAGGATCAAGATTTAACTAAATTAAACGTCCCATACTGTATGGATACATCTTATCCATCTAGATTTGAAGATGAtccatttgaaaatttggaaaatgtTGCTGAAATCTTTGAAAAAGACTTCGGTATTAAAACTACTTCTCCAGAAAGAAAATTGATCAGAAAATTGTCTGAAGCTATTGGTTTAAGATCTGCCAGATTATCTGTTTGTGGTATTGCTGCTATTTGCCAAAAGATGGGTTATGAAACTGGTCATATTGCTGCTGATGGCTCTATCTTCAAAATGTACCCAGGTTTCCCAGAAAAGGCTGCCTTAGGTTTAAAGGATATTTATGGATGGAAAGAAACTGATCCAAAGAAGATGCCTTTGAGACTTGTCGATGCTGAAGATGGTTCCGGTGCCGGTGCCGCCATCATTGCTGCTTTAGCCGAAAAAAGATTGGCTGCTGGTAAGTCAGTTGGTTTAATCGGTGCTTAA